Proteins encoded together in one Microcebus murinus isolate Inina chromosome 16, M.murinus_Inina_mat1.0, whole genome shotgun sequence window:
- the LOC142861196 gene encoding growth/differentiation factor 9-like, with product MHFEVHFGKKHRWIEVDVTTLLQPLVGSNKKIHMSVNFTCTREQPRRPSARDGPSDVTLLVSPSLILYLNDTSARAHHSRLSLHDARRPSPGPDQRSNVSAYPVGEEAAEDGRSSRHRRGQDTVVSELKKPLVPASLNLSDYFKQFLFPQNECELHDFRLSFSQLKWDNWIAAPGRYNPRDCKGDCPRAAGHRYGSVAHTLVQNIIHETLDPSVPRSSCVPARHSPLSVLTAEPDGSIAYKEYEDMIATKCTCR from the coding sequence ATGCACTTTGAAGTGCACTTTGGCAAGAAACACAGATGGATTGAGGTCGATGTGACCACCCTCCTTCAGCCTCTGGTGGGCTCCAACAAGAAGATTCACATGTCTGTAAATTTTACGTGCACGAGAGAGCAGCCTCGGCGTCCTTCGGCACGGGACGGCCCATCTGACGTGACTCTCCTGGTGTCGCCCTCGCTGATCCTGTATCTGAATGACACCAGTGCTCGGGCTCATCACAGCCGGTTGTCCCTTCACGATGCAAGGAGGCCTTCGCCGGGTCCCGACCAGAGGAGCAACGTGTCCGCCTACCCCGTGGGGGAAGAGGCCGCTGAGGATGGGAGGTCCTCCCGTCACCGGAGAGGGCAGGACACTGTCGTCTCTGAATTGAAGAAGCCCCTGGTTCCGGCTTCCCTCAACCTGAGTGACTACTTCAAACAGTTCCTTTTCCCCCAAAACGAGTGTGAGCTCCACGACTTCAGACTGAGCTTCAGCCAGCTGAAGTGGGACAACTGGATCGCGGCCCCGGGCAGGTACAACCCTCGCGACTGCAAAGGGGACTGTCCCAGGGCCGCCGGGCACCGGTACGGCTCCGTGGCTCACACCTTGGTGCAGAACATCATCCACGAGACGCTCGACCCCTCGGTGCCGAGGTCCTCGTGCGTGCCAGCCAGGCACAGCCCCCTGAGCGTCCTGACCGCGGAGCCCGACGGCTCCATCGCTTACAAAGAGTACGAGGACATGATAGCGACTAAGTGCACCTGCCGCTAG